The following proteins come from a genomic window of Kwoniella shandongensis chromosome 7, complete sequence:
- a CDS encoding Fe-S protein assembly co-chaperone HscB, protein MITRLPPACSSSLLSIPRCIASRSSLRPRSLAQAQAQLPLLTISRRHNSSSSSSSSSSYTPTRPCPSCHRQIPLPLSPCPSCSTLLPLPSTLSHHSLLYLSSPILPSSQSKQFDIPTELASLPANGYGLDKADLRSKWVRRQRELHPDKYSSKGDKEVDMARELSGRVNEAYNVLGDELKRAEYLLSIHQQGPEETDKIDDPLLLAEILEAREELEEASNQDEIESIRASNREKVSEIISSLTDAFSQKPPNLEEAKTLAVQLRYWQGLEKAAKERVVE, encoded by the exons ATGATCACAAGATTACCTCCGGCGTGTTCGTCTTCTCTCCTATCGATACCGCGATGTATCGCTTCACGTTCTTCACTCCGGCCACGATCCCTTGCGCAAGCCCAAGCCCAATTGCCCCTTCTCACCATATCAAGACGGCACAactcctccagctcttcctcgtcatcgtcatcatatACACCAACACGACCTTGTCCATCATGTCATCGTCAAATCCCATTACCCCTctcaccttgtccatcaTGTTCTACCCTTCTCCCTTTACCTTCCACCCTATCTCACCATTCGCTCCTttatctctcttcgcctatccttccctcctcccaatcAAAGCAATTTGACATACCTACCGAACTCGCTAGTTTACCAGCGAACGGATATGGGTTGGATAAGGCTGATTTGAGAAGTAAATGGGTACGAAGACAGAGGGAGTTGCATCCTGATAAATATAGTAGTAAAGGTGATAAAGAGGTGGATATGGCCAGAGAACTCAGTGGGAGGGTGAACGAGGCGTATAATGTGTTGGGGGATGAACTGAAGAGAGCAGAATACCTC CTGTCAATCCATCAACAAGGTCCCGAAGAGACGGACAAGATTGAcgatcctctcctccttgccgAAATCTTAGAAGCtcgagaagagctggaggaggcTTCGAAccaagatgagattgaaTCGATACGCGCTTCCaaccgag AGAAAGTATCAGAGATAATatcctctctcaccgacGCATTCTCGCAAAAACCTCCCAATCTTGAAGAGGCAAAGACGTTAGCTGTACAATTGAGATATTGGCAAGGTCTCGAGAAAGCAGCAAAGGAGCGTGTTGTGGAATGA